In the genome of Pseudomonas sp. HS6, one region contains:
- a CDS encoding cation acetate symporter, whose protein sequence is MIRRLLALLSIAAFAPAAWAADALTGEVHKQPLNVSAIVMFVVFVGATLCITYWASKRNKSAADYYAAGGKITGFQNGLAIAGDYMSAASFLGISALVFTSGYDGLIYSIGFLVGWPIILFLIAERLRNLGKYTFADVASYRLGQTQIRTLSACGSLVVVAFYLIAQMVGAGKLIQLLFGLDYHVAVILVGILMCLYVLFGGMLATTWVQIIKAVLLLSGASFMALMVMKHVNFDFNTLFSEAIKVHAKGEAIMSPGGLVKDPISAFSLGLALMFGTAGLPHILMRFFTVSDAKEARKSVLYATGFIGYFYILTFIIGFGAILLVSTNPAFKDAAGALLGGNNMAAVHLANAVGGSIFLGFISAVAFATILAVVAGLTLAGASAVSHDLYASVIKKGKANDKDEIRVSKITTIALGILAIGLGILFESQNIAFMVGLAFSIAASCNFPVLLLSMYWKKLTTRGAMIGGWLGLVSAVGLMILGPTIWVQILHHEKAIFPYEYPALFSMMIAFIGIWFFSITDKSAAAEKERAAFFPQFVRSQTGLGASGAVSH, encoded by the coding sequence ATGATCCGGCGTCTACTGGCTCTTTTGAGCATCGCAGCGTTCGCTCCGGCCGCCTGGGCCGCTGACGCCCTGACCGGCGAAGTCCACAAACAACCGCTCAACGTTTCCGCGATCGTCATGTTCGTGGTGTTCGTCGGCGCGACCCTGTGCATCACCTACTGGGCCTCCAAACGCAACAAGTCGGCTGCTGACTACTATGCGGCGGGCGGCAAGATCACCGGTTTCCAGAACGGCCTGGCGATTGCCGGTGACTACATGTCGGCGGCGTCCTTCCTGGGGATTTCCGCACTGGTGTTCACTTCCGGCTACGACGGCCTGATTTACTCGATCGGCTTCCTGGTGGGCTGGCCAATCATCCTGTTCCTGATCGCCGAGCGCCTGCGCAACCTGGGTAAATACACCTTTGCCGACGTGGCGTCCTACCGCCTCGGGCAAACCCAGATCCGCACGCTGTCGGCCTGCGGTTCGCTGGTGGTGGTGGCGTTCTACCTGATCGCGCAAATGGTCGGCGCCGGCAAGCTGATCCAGCTGCTGTTCGGTCTCGACTACCACGTTGCGGTGATTCTGGTCGGTATCCTGATGTGCCTGTACGTGCTGTTCGGCGGCATGCTGGCGACCACCTGGGTGCAGATCATCAAGGCTGTGCTGTTGCTGTCCGGTGCCTCGTTCATGGCGCTGATGGTGATGAAGCACGTCAACTTCGACTTCAACACCCTGTTCTCCGAAGCCATCAAGGTTCACGCCAAGGGCGAAGCGATCATGAGCCCCGGCGGTCTGGTGAAAGACCCGATCTCGGCGTTCTCCCTCGGCCTGGCGCTGATGTTCGGTACTGCTGGCCTGCCGCACATCCTGATGCGCTTCTTTACCGTGAGCGATGCAAAAGAAGCCCGTAAGAGCGTGCTGTACGCCACCGGTTTCATTGGCTACTTCTACATCCTGACCTTCATCATCGGCTTCGGCGCGATCCTGCTGGTCAGCACCAACCCGGCGTTCAAGGATGCAGCGGGCGCTCTGCTCGGCGGCAACAACATGGCGGCGGTGCATCTGGCTAACGCCGTGGGCGGCAGCATCTTCCTCGGCTTCATCTCGGCCGTGGCGTTTGCAACCATTCTGGCGGTAGTGGCGGGTTTGACCCTGGCTGGTGCTTCGGCGGTGTCTCACGACCTGTACGCCAGTGTGATCAAGAAAGGCAAAGCCAACGACAAGGATGAGATTCGCGTTTCGAAGATCACCACCATCGCACTGGGCATCCTGGCCATCGGCCTGGGCATCCTGTTCGAAAGCCAGAACATTGCGTTCATGGTCGGTCTGGCGTTCTCCATTGCGGCGAGCTGCAACTTCCCGGTGCTGCTGCTTTCGATGTACTGGAAGAAGCTGACCACCCGTGGCGCCATGATTGGCGGCTGGCTGGGTCTGGTGAGTGCGGTGGGGCTGATGATTCTTGGTCCGACCATCTGGGTGCAGATTCTGCATCACGAGAAGGCGATCTTCCCTTACGAGTATCCTGCGTTGTTCTCGATGATGATTGCGTTCATCGGGATCTGGTTCTTCTCGATCACCGATAAGTCGGCGGCGGCAGAGAAAGAGCGTGCGGCGTTCTTCCCGCAGTTTGTGCGTTCGCAGACTGGGTTGGGGGCTAGTGGGGCGGTTTCGCACTGA
- the gltA gene encoding citrate synthase → MADKKAQLIIEGAAPVELPILTGTVGPDVIDVRGLTATGRFTFDPGFMSTASCESKITYIDGDNGILLHRGYPIEQLAEKSDYLETCYLLLNGELPTAEQKAQFVGTVKNHTMVHEQLKTFFNGFRRDAHPMAVMCGVVGALSAFYHDSLDINNPQHREISAIRLVAKMPTLAAMVYKYSMGQPMMYPRNDLSYAENFLHMMFNTPCEIKPISPVLAKAMDRIFILHADHEQNASTSTVRLAGSSGANPFACIAAGIAALWGPAHGGANEAVLTMLDEIGDVSNIDKFIAKAKDKNDPFKLMGFGHRVYKNRDPRATVMKQTCDEVLRELGINNDPQLELAMRLEEIALTDPYFIERSLYPNVDFYSGIILKAIGIPTSMFTVIFALARTVGWISHWKEMLSSPYKIGRPRQLYTGYESRDITKLEDRK, encoded by the coding sequence ATGGCTGACAAAAAAGCGCAGTTGATCATCGAGGGCGCAGCCCCCGTCGAGCTGCCCATTTTAACCGGCACCGTTGGTCCCGATGTAATCGATGTTCGGGGCCTGACGGCCACGGGCCGCTTCACTTTCGACCCCGGTTTCATGTCGACCGCTTCCTGCGAATCGAAGATCACCTATATCGATGGCGACAACGGCATCCTGCTGCACCGCGGCTACCCGATCGAACAGCTGGCTGAAAAGTCGGACTACCTGGAAACCTGCTACCTGCTGCTGAACGGCGAACTGCCGACCGCAGAACAGAAGGCCCAGTTCGTCGGCACCGTGAAGAACCACACCATGGTTCACGAGCAGCTGAAAACCTTCTTCAACGGCTTCCGCCGTGACGCCCACCCGATGGCCGTCATGTGTGGTGTAGTCGGCGCCCTTTCGGCCTTCTACCACGACTCCCTCGACATCAATAACCCGCAGCATCGCGAAATCTCCGCGATCCGCCTGGTTGCCAAGATGCCGACCCTGGCCGCGATGGTTTACAAGTACTCCATGGGCCAACCCATGATGTACCCGCGCAACGACCTGTCGTACGCGGAAAACTTCCTGCACATGATGTTCAACACCCCGTGCGAGATCAAACCGATCAGCCCGGTACTCGCCAAGGCCATGGACCGGATCTTCATCCTCCACGCCGACCACGAGCAAAACGCTTCGACCTCCACCGTACGCCTGGCGGGCTCTTCGGGTGCCAACCCGTTCGCCTGTATCGCCGCCGGTATCGCCGCACTGTGGGGCCCTGCCCACGGCGGTGCGAACGAAGCCGTGCTGACCATGCTCGATGAAATCGGCGATGTCTCGAACATCGACAAGTTCATCGCCAAGGCCAAGGACAAGAACGATCCGTTCAAGCTGATGGGCTTCGGTCACCGCGTCTACAAGAACCGCGACCCTCGTGCGACCGTGATGAAGCAGACTTGCGACGAAGTATTGCGCGAACTGGGCATCAACAACGATCCGCAACTCGAACTGGCCATGCGCCTGGAAGAGATCGCCCTGACCGACCCGTACTTCATCGAACGTTCGCTGTACCCGAACGTCGACTTCTACTCGGGGATCATCCTCAAGGCGATCGGCATTCCGACCAGCATGTTCACTGTGATCTTCGCGCTGGCACGTACTGTCGGCTGGATTTCGCACTGGAAGGAAATGCTCTCCAGCCCGTACAAGATTGGCCGTCCGCGTCAGCTGTACACTGGCTACGAGTCGCGTGACATTACCAAGCTGGAAGATCGCAAATAA
- the sdhC gene encoding succinate dehydrogenase, cytochrome b556 subunit has protein sequence MKSQRPVNLDLRTIKLPITGVTSFLHRVSGIILFLGLGIMLYALGKSLGSEEGYVEVKACLTSPLAKFVAWGLLSALLYHLVAGVRHLIMDMGIGETLEGGRLGSKIIIAVSVVLIVLAGVWIW, from the coding sequence GTGAAAAGCCAACGACCTGTAAACCTAGACCTAAGGACCATCAAACTCCCCATCACCGGCGTTACGTCGTTTCTTCACCGTGTTTCCGGCATCATCCTCTTCCTGGGCCTTGGCATCATGCTTTATGCATTGGGCAAATCCCTGGGTTCCGAGGAAGGTTATGTCGAGGTGAAGGCATGCTTGACCAGTCCGCTGGCCAAGTTCGTAGCATGGGGCCTCCTGTCCGCTCTGCTGTATCACCTGGTTGCCGGTGTGCGCCACTTGATCATGGACATGGGCATCGGTGAGACGCTGGAAGGCGGCCGCCTGGGCTCGAAAATTATCATCGCCGTTTCCGTGGTGCTGATCGTTCTGGCAGGAGTTTGGATATGGTAA
- the sdhD gene encoding succinate dehydrogenase, hydrophobic membrane anchor protein, with translation MVTSVTNLSRSGLYDWMAQRVSAVVLAAYFIFLIGYLAAHPGIGYEQWHGLFAHNGMRIFSLLALVALGAHAWVGMWTIATDYLTPMALGKSATAVRFLFQAVCGVAMFAYFVWGVQILWGI, from the coding sequence ATGGTAACCAGCGTTACGAACCTTTCGCGTTCGGGCCTCTATGACTGGATGGCACAGCGTGTGTCTGCGGTTGTTCTCGCGGCTTATTTCATCTTCCTGATCGGCTACCTCGCCGCTCACCCGGGCATTGGCTATGAACAATGGCATGGCCTGTTCGCCCACAACGGAATGCGTATCTTCAGTCTGCTGGCACTGGTTGCCCTGGGCGCTCACGCCTGGGTCGGCATGTGGACTATCGCGACCGACTACCTGACGCCGATGGCGCTGGGCAAGTCCGCGACTGCAGTACGTTTCCTTTTCCAGGCAGTATGCGGCGTTGCGATGTTCGCTTACTTCGTCTGGGGTGTGCAGATTCTCTGGGGTATCTGA
- the sdhA gene encoding succinate dehydrogenase flavoprotein subunit, with protein sequence MANIPTISFDAIIIGGGGAGMRAALQLAQGGHKTAVITKVFPTRSHTVSAQGGITCAIASADPNDDWRWHMYDTVKGSDYIGDQDAIEYMCQEGPAAVFELDHMGLPFSRTEQGRIYQRPFGGQSKDYGKGGQAARTCAASDRTGHALLHTLYQGNLKAGTTFLNEYYAVDLVKNQEGEFVGVIAICIETGETTYIRAKATVLATGGAGRIYASTTNALINTGDGVGMALRAGVPVQDIEMWQFHPTGIAGAGVLVTEGCRGEGGYLINKHGERFMERYAPNAKDLAGRDVVARSMVKEIIAGNGCGPNGDHVMLKLDHLGEEVLHSRLPGICELSKTFAHVDPVVAPVPVVPTCHYMMGGVATNIHGQAITQNAEGVDQIIPGLFAVGEVACVSVHGANRLGGNSLLDLVVFGRAAGLHLEKALTDGIEYDDATEADIEAALSRLNALNNRTDGEDVATLRRELQSCMQNYFGVFRTGEYMQKGIAQLADLRTRIANVKINDKSQAFNTARIEALELQNLLEVAEATAIAAEVRKESRGAHAREDFEDRDDENWLCHTLYFPGDKRVTKRAVNFSPKTVPTFEPKVRTY encoded by the coding sequence ATGGCTAACATTCCAACGATTTCTTTCGACGCCATCATTATTGGTGGTGGCGGTGCCGGCATGCGCGCTGCGCTGCAGCTGGCACAGGGCGGTCACAAGACTGCCGTGATCACCAAGGTCTTCCCGACCCGTTCGCACACTGTATCCGCCCAGGGCGGCATCACCTGCGCCATCGCGTCCGCCGACCCGAACGATGACTGGCGCTGGCACATGTACGATACCGTCAAGGGTTCCGACTACATCGGTGACCAGGACGCTATCGAATACATGTGTCAGGAAGGCCCGGCTGCCGTTTTCGAGCTGGACCACATGGGTCTGCCGTTCTCGCGTACCGAGCAAGGCCGTATCTACCAGCGTCCGTTCGGCGGTCAGTCGAAGGATTACGGTAAGGGCGGGCAGGCTGCCCGTACTTGCGCCGCTTCCGACCGTACCGGTCACGCGCTGCTGCACACCCTTTATCAGGGCAACCTGAAAGCCGGTACCACGTTCCTGAACGAGTACTACGCTGTCGACCTGGTGAAAAACCAGGAAGGCGAATTCGTCGGTGTGATCGCAATCTGCATCGAAACCGGCGAAACCACCTACATCCGCGCGAAAGCCACCGTATTGGCTACCGGCGGTGCAGGTCGTATCTATGCATCCACCACCAACGCCCTGATCAACACCGGTGACGGCGTCGGCATGGCTCTGCGTGCTGGCGTGCCGGTACAAGACATCGAAATGTGGCAGTTCCACCCGACCGGCATCGCCGGCGCCGGTGTACTGGTTACCGAAGGCTGCCGTGGTGAAGGTGGTTACCTCATCAACAAGCACGGCGAGCGTTTCATGGAGCGTTACGCTCCGAACGCCAAAGACCTGGCTGGTCGTGACGTTGTTGCCCGTTCGATGGTTAAAGAAATCATCGCCGGCAACGGTTGCGGTCCGAATGGCGACCACGTAATGCTCAAACTCGACCATCTGGGCGAGGAAGTGCTGCACAGCCGTCTGCCAGGCATCTGCGAACTGTCGAAGACTTTCGCGCACGTTGACCCGGTGGTTGCCCCGGTTCCGGTTGTTCCGACTTGCCACTATATGATGGGCGGCGTTGCCACCAACATTCATGGCCAGGCGATCACCCAGAATGCCGAAGGCGTGGATCAGATCATCCCTGGTCTGTTCGCGGTCGGTGAAGTGGCTTGCGTATCGGTTCACGGTGCCAACCGTCTGGGCGGCAACTCGCTGCTCGACCTGGTGGTATTCGGTCGCGCTGCCGGCCTGCACCTCGAAAAAGCGCTGACTGACGGCATCGAATACGATGACGCCACCGAAGCCGACATCGAAGCTGCCCTGTCGCGCCTGAACGCACTGAACAACCGTACCGACGGCGAAGACGTCGCTACCCTGCGTCGCGAGCTGCAAAGCTGCATGCAGAACTACTTCGGTGTATTCCGTACCGGCGAATACATGCAGAAAGGCATCGCGCAACTGGCTGACCTGCGTACCCGCATCGCCAACGTGAAGATCAACGATAAGTCGCAGGCTTTCAACACTGCACGTATCGAAGCGCTGGAACTGCAAAACCTGCTGGAAGTGGCTGAAGCTACCGCCATCGCTGCCGAAGTACGTAAAGAGTCCCGCGGTGCTCACGCCCGTGAAGACTTCGAAGATCGTGACGACGAAAACTGGCTGTGCCACACCCTGTACTTCCCGGGTGACAAGCGCGTCACCAAGCGTGCCGTGAACTTCTCGCCGAAGACTGTTCCGACTTTCGAACCAAAAGTCCGGACTTATTAA
- a CDS encoding succinate dehydrogenase iron-sulfur subunit: MLQVSVYRYNPDQDAAPFMQEFQVDTGGKDLMVLDVLALIKEQDEGFSYRRSCREGVCGSDGMNINGKNGLACITPLSAVVKGNKLIVRPLPGLPVIRDLVVDMSIFYKQYEKVKPFLQNDTPAPAIERLQSPEEREKLDGLYECILCACCSTSCPSFWWNPDKFLGPAALLQAYRFLADSRDTKTSERLASLDDPFSVFRCRGIMNCVNVCPKGLNPTKAIGHIRNMLLSSGV, from the coding sequence ATGTTGCAAGTCAGTGTTTATCGTTACAACCCTGATCAGGACGCTGCGCCGTTCATGCAGGAATTCCAGGTCGATACCGGTGGTAAAGACCTGATGGTGCTGGACGTGCTGGCCCTGATCAAAGAGCAGGACGAGGGTTTCTCCTATCGTCGCTCTTGCCGTGAAGGCGTCTGCGGCTCCGACGGCATGAACATCAACGGCAAGAATGGTCTGGCGTGCATCACGCCGCTGTCCGCTGTCGTCAAAGGTAACAAGCTGATCGTTCGTCCTCTGCCAGGTTTGCCGGTTATCCGTGACCTGGTTGTCGATATGAGCATCTTCTACAAGCAATACGAGAAGGTTAAGCCATTCCTGCAGAACGACACGCCGGCTCCGGCCATCGAGCGTCTGCAGTCCCCTGAAGAGCGTGAAAAGCTCGACGGTCTGTACGAGTGCATCCTGTGCGCTTGCTGCTCGACCTCTTGCCCGTCCTTCTGGTGGAACCCGGACAAATTCCTGGGTCCAGCTGCACTGCTGCAAGCGTACCGCTTCCTGGCAGACAGCCGTGACACCAAGACGTCCGAGCGTCTGGCGTCCCTCGATGACCCGTTCAGCGTTTTCCGCTGCCGGGGCATCATGAACTGCGTCAACGTATGTCCGAAAGGCCTGAACCCGACTAAGGCCATCGGTCACATCCGTAACATGCTGCTTTCGAGCGGCGTGTGA
- a CDS encoding 2-oxoglutarate dehydrogenase E1 component, with amino-acid sequence MQESVMQRMWNSAYLSGGNAAYVEELYELYLHDPNAVPEEWRTYFQKLPADGNSATDVSHSTIRDHFVLLAKNQRRAQPVSAGSVSSEHEKKQVEVLRLIQAYRMRGHQAAQLDPLGLWQRPAPADLSINHYGLTNADLDTTFRAGDLFIGKEEASLREIHEALQQTYCRTIGAEFTHITDSVQRQWFQQRLESVRGRPTYSADIQSHLLERVTAGEGLEKYLGTKYPGTKRFGLEGGESLIPMLDELIQRSGSYGTKEVVIGMAHRGRLNVLVNTFGKNPRELFDEFEGKKKVELGSGDVKYHQGFSSNVMTAGGEVHLAMAFNPSHLEIVSPVVEGSVRARQDRRNDPTGEKVLPISIHGDAAFAGQGVVMETFQMSQTRGFKTGGTVHIVINNQVGFTISNPLDSRSTEYATDVAKMIQAPILHVNGDDPEAVLFVTQLAIDYRMQFKRDVVIDLVCYRRRGHNEADEPSGTQPLMYQQITKQRTTRELYADRLTQGGVLDVERVQAKVDEYRNALDNGLHVVKSLVKEPNKELFVDWRPYLGHAWTARHDTRFDLKTLQELSAKLLEIPEGFVVQRQVAKIYEDRQKMQAGGLPINWGYAETMAYATLAFEGHPIRMTGQDIGRGTFSHRHAVLHNQKDAGTYIPLQHLYDGQPRFDLYDSFLSEEAVLAFEYGYSTTTPDALVIWEAQFGDFANGAQVVIDQFITSGEHKWGRLCGLTMLLPHGYEGQGPEHSSARLERYLQLCAEHNIQVAVPTTPAQIYHLLRRQVIRPLRKPLIVLTPKSLLRHKLAISTLEDLAEGSFQTVIPEIDALDPKKVERVVLCSGKVYYDLLEKRRAEGREDIALVRIEQLYPFPEDDLKEVLAPYTNVKNAVWCQEEPMNQGAWYCSQHHLRRSISNLDKSLVLEYAGREASAAPACGYASMHAEQQEKLLQDAFTI; translated from the coding sequence ATGCAAGAAAGCGTGATGCAGCGCATGTGGAACAGCGCCTACCTTTCAGGTGGAAACGCTGCCTATGTGGAAGAGCTTTATGAGCTCTACCTGCACGACCCTAACGCTGTGCCAGAAGAGTGGCGCACCTACTTTCAGAAGTTGCCTGCCGACGGCAACTCTGCCACCGATGTTTCGCACTCCACAATTCGCGATCATTTCGTGCTGCTGGCAAAGAACCAGCGCCGCGCCCAACCGGTTTCCGCCGGCAGCGTGAGCAGTGAGCACGAGAAGAAGCAAGTTGAAGTGCTGCGATTGATCCAGGCCTACCGTATGCGTGGCCACCAGGCAGCCCAGCTTGACCCGCTGGGACTGTGGCAGCGTCCTGCACCTGCAGACCTGTCGATCAATCATTACGGCTTGACCAATGCCGATCTTGATACGACCTTCCGTGCCGGCGACCTGTTCATCGGCAAAGAGGAAGCGAGCCTACGCGAAATTCACGAAGCGTTGCAGCAGACATATTGCCGCACCATCGGCGCTGAATTTACGCATATCACCGATTCCGTGCAGCGCCAGTGGTTCCAGCAGCGTCTGGAAAGCGTACGTGGCCGTCCGACCTACTCCGCCGACATTCAGAGCCACCTGCTCGAGCGCGTCACCGCCGGTGAAGGTCTGGAAAAATACCTGGGTACCAAATACCCGGGCACCAAGCGTTTCGGTCTGGAAGGCGGCGAAAGCCTGATTCCGATGCTCGACGAGTTGATCCAGCGTTCCGGTTCCTACGGCACCAAGGAAGTCGTCATCGGCATGGCCCACCGTGGCCGTCTGAACGTGCTGGTCAACACCTTCGGCAAGAACCCGCGCGAGCTGTTCGACGAGTTCGAAGGCAAGAAGAAGGTCGAGCTGGGTTCCGGTGACGTTAAATACCACCAGGGCTTCTCGTCCAACGTGATGACCGCCGGCGGTGAAGTTCACCTGGCCATGGCGTTCAACCCGTCCCACCTGGAAATCGTTTCCCCGGTGGTTGAAGGTTCGGTTCGCGCCCGTCAGGATCGTCGTAACGACCCTACCGGCGAGAAGGTTCTGCCGATCTCCATCCACGGTGACGCGGCATTTGCCGGTCAAGGCGTGGTGATGGAAACCTTCCAGATGTCGCAGACCCGCGGTTTCAAGACCGGCGGTACCGTGCACATCGTGATCAACAACCAGGTTGGTTTCACCATCAGCAACCCGCTGGACTCGCGCTCCACCGAGTACGCGACCGACGTTGCGAAAATGATCCAGGCGCCGATCCTCCATGTGAATGGTGATGATCCGGAAGCCGTATTGTTCGTGACCCAGCTGGCCATCGACTACCGCATGCAGTTCAAGCGTGACGTGGTGATCGACCTGGTCTGCTACCGTCGTCGCGGCCACAACGAAGCCGACGAACCAAGCGGCACCCAGCCTCTGATGTATCAGCAGATCACCAAGCAGCGCACCACCCGTGAGCTGTACGCTGATCGTCTGACCCAGGGCGGTGTGCTCGACGTTGAGCGTGTTCAGGCGAAAGTCGACGAATATCGCAACGCGCTGGACAACGGTCTGCACGTAGTGAAATCGCTGGTCAAAGAGCCGAACAAAGAGCTGTTCGTGGACTGGCGTCCGTATCTGGGCCACGCCTGGACTGCGCGTCACGACACGCGTTTCGATCTGAAGACCCTGCAGGAACTGTCCGCCAAGCTGCTGGAAATTCCGGAAGGCTTCGTGGTTCAGCGCCAGGTCGCGAAGATCTACGAAGACCGTCAGAAAATGCAAGCCGGCGGCCTGCCGATCAACTGGGGTTACGCCGAAACCATGGCGTACGCGACCCTGGCGTTCGAAGGTCACCCGATCCGCATGACCGGTCAGGACATCGGCCGTGGTACGTTCTCGCACCGTCACGCTGTTCTGCACAACCAGAAAGATGCTGGCACCTACATCCCGTTGCAGCACTTGTACGACGGTCAGCCGCGCTTCGACCTGTACGACTCGTTCCTGTCGGAAGAAGCTGTTCTGGCGTTCGAATACGGTTACTCGACCACCACGCCGGATGCGCTGGTGATCTGGGAAGCCCAGTTCGGCGACTTCGCCAACGGTGCCCAAGTGGTAATCGACCAGTTCATCACCAGTGGCGAGCACAAGTGGGGCCGTCTGTGCGGTCTGACCATGTTGCTGCCGCACGGTTATGAAGGTCAGGGTCCTGAGCACTCGTCGGCTCGTCTGGAGCGTTACCTGCAGCTGTGCGCCGAGCACAACATTCAGGTGGCGGTACCGACCACGCCGGCTCAGATCTACCACTTGCTGCGTCGTCAGGTGATTCGCCCGCTGCGCAAGCCATTGATCGTCCTGACTCCGAAGTCGCTGCTGCGCCACAAACTGGCCATCTCGACCCTGGAAGATCTGGCCGAAGGTTCGTTCCAGACCGTTATCCCGGAAATCGATGCCCTGGACCCGAAAAAGGTCGAGCGCGTTGTTCTGTGCAGCGGCAAGGTCTACTACGACCTGCTGGAAAAGCGCCGTGCCGAAGGCCGCGAAGATATCGCCCTGGTGCGTATCGAGCAGCTGTACCCATTCCCTGAGGACGACTTGAAGGAAGTCCTGGCTCCGTACACCAACGTCAAAAATGCCGTCTGGTGTCAGGAAGAGCCGATGAACCAGGGCGCCTGGTACTGCAGCCAGCATCACTTGCGCCGCAGCATCAGCAACCTCGACAAGTCTCTCGTACTTGAGTACGCGGGCCGTGAGGCTTCTGCTGCACCTGCTTGTGGTTACGCATCGATGCACGCCGAGCAGCAGGAAAAACTCCTGCAAGACGCGTTTACCATTTAA